In bacterium, the genomic window ATGACCGTGCGCGAGTTCCAGCAACTGATCGAGCGCATCTATTTCGCCAAGGACAACGGGCGCGGCGCCGAGGCCACGTTCATGTGGCTGACCGAGGAGATCGGCGAGCTGTCGCGGGCGCTGCGGCGGGGGAGCCGGGCCGAGCTGGAGGGGGAATTCGCCGACTGCGCGGCCTGGCTAAGCACGCTCGCCTCGATCGCCGGGGTGGACCTGGAGGCGGCGGTGCAACAGAAGTACGGCCAGGGCTGCCCCAAGTGCCACCAGACCCCCTGCCACTGCCCCGAGCCCACGCCGCAGTAGGAACTCCCTCGGCGGTACATTGTTCCTCTACCACGGATACGCATGCCGCCAGACCGGTCGCCTAAGGGGGAACCGGCATGAACCGGCTGATCCTGACGTGTCTGTTGCTGCTCTCCACCGTCGCCGCCGCGACGCCTGTGCTCGCCGATGGCTGCTTCCTCCCCACAACCCTCCACGGACAGACCAAACCCTCCTCGGCCGCACAGAAGGCCATCATGATCGCCGAGGGCCAGGATCAGGTCCTGCTCTTGCAGACGACGTACCACGGCCCCGCCGATCGCTTCGCCTGGGTCGTCCCTGTCCCCGCCAGGCCGTCGGAGACCTTCGCCGCCGAGCCCGCCTTCCTGACTGAGACCTTCCGCGAGACCGAGCCGGTCGTCGTGACCAAGCTCGGGCAGGACCGGCGCCGCCGGCTCTTCAAGTCTGCCCTGAGCGCGGGCACAGCGGCGCCGGCAGCCCCGGGGGCGGCGGGGGCATCCCTGCCGCCGCCGGTGCAGGTGCTGGAAGAGCGCGAGGTCGGCGACTACCACGCGGTGGTGCTGGCCGCGACGCAGGGCGGTGAGCTGCAGAAATGGTTGGGCAGGAACGGCTACCGCCTGCCCGCCGAGGCCGAGCCGGTGCTGA contains:
- a CDS encoding nucleotide pyrophosphohydrolase — encoded protein: MTVREFQQLIERIYFAKDNGRGAEATFMWLTEEIGELSRALRRGSRAELEGEFADCAAWLSTLASIAGVDLEAAVQQKYGQGCPKCHQTPCHCPEPTPQ